The following is a genomic window from Longimicrobiaceae bacterium.
GAGTTGGAGGGGATAGAGATTCCATCCCGTTGGGGTGCTTTGGTTTGCTGACGGGGCTTGGGTCTGGTACGGCGAGTGCTGCCGCGTAGGACGGTCTGCGCTTCGAGATCCCTGCCCGGAGGAGCCCCTATGAGACGCCGTTGGATCTTCGCCGTTGCCGCCCTCTTTGCCGCGCCCACGGTGGCCGCTGCGCAGCCGTATACGATCAGCTCAACGACCGGACTCACGGCGGAGAACTTCTTCAACTTTGAGACCGGAGCGCGGGCGTCCTCGACCAGCATGTTCGAGGACGGCGTGCTCACCTCCAGGGGCGGCTACGGGCAGACGTTCACGGTGCACGTGGGAAGCACGCTCCTCTCGTGGCAGCTCCGCACGGAGGAATGCCGCACGTGGAGCGACCAACTTCTATCGGGTCCGTGTCTGTTCCGCGCATACGTTGCAGGATTCGATGGCGGTAGGCTCAACAGCATTCTGTGGCAGAGCCGGCCGGTATCGTACACTCGGGATGCCCCCTTCCCCATGCTGTCCGAGGTATGGCTGGATCCGGGGGTGTACGTGGCCTTCATCCTCCAGGAACCGACAGCGCCAACGCCCGGCTACACCGGAACGATTTTCAGGGACTACTCGTTCTTCGTGCCGTTCGGCGGACAGGCCCCTGCCTCCCCCGGGAGCGACTGGGTGACGCTCGCAACGCGCGACCCGAGCCTTGGTGTCGCCGAAACCATCTGGGCGATCCATCACGGAGACATGCAGACCTTCACAGCGACCCTCGACAGCACGGTGACACCTGAGCCGGCCAGCATGGCGCTCCTGGGTACCGGGCTCGCGGGGCTGATCGGGGCGGCAAGACGCAGGCGGCGCAAGCAGGACGAGGCGCACGGATAATCGGATCCAGCGAGCGCGGCCCCGTACCTCAGCCGAGGGCGGGGCCGAGAAGCGTCAGCGCCGGTCGTCGGCGAAGCGCCTGTGGACCGTATACGATCTGCTGAACCTGCTGGAGGGCGCCTGAACGCCGACGCCGATACGATGCCCCGCTACCCGCACGATGTAGAGGTTGAGGTTACGTTCCTTTCGGCCGAGAATGGGGGGCGATCCAGGCCCATAATGTCGGGCTACCGGTCTCAGTTTCACTATGACGGCTACGATTGGGATGCCGTGCACACCTCCATCGGCCGGGATCAGGTCGCCCCCGGGGAAACGGTGCGCGCCTACCTGTCCTTCCTCAGCCCGGAGATGCACGCCGGGCGAATCCGCCCCTGCATGCCGTTCCTGATCCGAGAAGGGAAGTGCGTCGTCGGATATGGGGTCGTCCTGAACGTGCTGGAGCTCGAAGACTCGGCCGCGCGCGCCCGACTGGTGGTTCGATAGCCGTTACAATCAGCCTGACCCACTACCCCCTGCCGGAGTGGTTGAGGTGGGCAGGAGGGTTGCACGCGCGCCACAGTGGGACAGGAAAGGGGCGATCTTCCGCAGAGCCGAGAGAGACGGCGGCGGCGCATCCCCTTTCCGCGCTTTCCCTTGGGTTTCGCCGCAGACTTGGCACGGCCGCTGCTGCAGCGTGAAAGGCCGTCGCACTCGCGCACCTCTGCCGCTGGAGTCGCCATGAGACGCCGCTTGCTGCCCGCCGTCTTCCTGCTCTGCGCCGCGCCTACTCTGGGAACCGCGCAGCCGTACACGATCACCTCGGGGGACGACATCTTGCGCGATAATTTCCGCAACTTCGAGAGCGGCGTTCCCATCCCGTTCGGCAGCGGGTTCGTGAACGGGTGGCTCGCGTACCGGACCGGGGTCGGGCAGTCGTTCACGGTGGAGACGGGAAGCACGTTGCTTTCTTTCTCTATCCATCACGATCAGTGCTACGCCGTCAGCCCCCTTGAGTCTCGGGCCGCGGTCCCTGGGAATTGCCTCTTCCGCGGGTTCGTTGCTCGGCTGGACGAGGCCACAGGGCGCGCGGTGGATGTGCTGTGGGAGAGCGCGCCCGTCGCCAACGTATTCCCCACGCCGTCCCTCGCCACGAACGTGTGGCTGGACCCCGGCGTGTACCTCGCATTCCTGCTCCCCGAGGACACGGCGCCGACACCCACCTATACCGGCTCCGTGCTTCGTGACTATTCCATCTTCATGCCCTACGGCTCGCAGCAATCCGCGTCGCCGAGCACGCACTGGATGACGCTTGCGAGTCACGACCCGAGACTCGCTCCGAACCAGACCGTCTGGCAGACGCCAGCATGGAACCCGGGAGGGCAGCCTGGGGACGTGCAGGGGTTCCGCGCGACGCTCGACACCACGGTCACCCCGGAGCCCGCCAGCATGGCGCTCCTGGGTACCGGGCTCGCGGGGCTGATCGGGGCGGCGAGACGCAGGCGGCGCAAGCAGGACGAGGCGCACGGATAATCGGATCCAGCGAGAGTGGCCCCGTACCTCCGCCGAGGGCGGGGAAGCGTCGGCGCCGTTCGTCGGCAAAGCGTTTCCGAAGTGTGGCTCCGTCAGCTCGCCCGCCGATAAGTCACAACCCCGAAAGCCGTTACAGTTAAGCTGACCCACTACCGCCCTACCGTGGTGTTGCGGCTCCCCCTCCCGCGGATTATACTTGCGCCGTTCGGCAGCGGGTGGGGCGCCTGGTCGCTCCTGGGCCCGCTGCATCGGTCCAACCAGGGGCCCCACGAGGGGACCTCCCTGCGGACGCGGCTCGATCCCGCAACCGGGTCGCAGCGCGCCGCAACCAATCCAGATACGCTGCTCAGAGCAAACCCGCCGAAAGGCGGCGACGCAGAGCCACGGGGCTACGGCAGGATCCTCCTGCTACGTTCGCCGGGCCGCCAGCAATGCGATTCCCGGCCGGGACTCGTGGCTGGCGGCCTGTTGCCGTCTGCCGACGCGTCGCAGGCCGGCCGGGAGCGCGGTTTCCCCGGTGCGCCCACGCGTGCGCCGGTGATCTTCGCTCCCCGGACCGACTCCCGGTCCGGGAACGTTCCCGTGCACGACGGCGTAGAGGTAGGTTCATGGCTTTGAGGAGGGCTGCGATGATGTGGACATGTCTGTTTGCGGCAATGACCGCGTCGATGGCCTGCGGAGACGCGTCTACCGCTCCAGGCGCGGAGGACGATCTCGAGCTCAGCGTCACGTCGGCAGTCCTGGAACCCGGGGAGAGCCTGCAGCTCCGCGTGGTGGATGCGGCCGCGAAAACGGTCCGCTGGTCCAGCTCGAACCCCGCCGTGGCGACGGTTACGACGTCAGGGGTGGTGACCGCGATCGACAGTGGCAGCGCCCTGATCTCCGCGACGGCCGGGAGAGCGGACGGAACCGCACGCGTCACCGTGGAGGAAGAGGACGCCCCCGCTCCTCCACAGGTCGCGGGGGGCACGCTGATCTCCGGGCACGACTTCAACGACGGCACCTGGGGGCCCTTCCCCAGGCCGCGCCGCGGGAACCCGGCGGACTACTCCATCGTGAACGACCCGACCGGATCCGGTCGAGGCAAGGTCGCGCGCCTCCACTACCACCGGGACGCGGCCA
Proteins encoded in this region:
- a CDS encoding PEP-CTERM sorting domain-containing protein — protein: MRRRWIFAVAALFAAPTVAAAQPYTISSTTGLTAENFFNFETGARASSTSMFEDGVLTSRGGYGQTFTVHVGSTLLSWQLRTEECRTWSDQLLSGPCLFRAYVAGFDGGRLNSILWQSRPVSYTRDAPFPMLSEVWLDPGVYVAFILQEPTAPTPGYTGTIFRDYSFFVPFGGQAPASPGSDWVTLATRDPSLGVAETIWAIHHGDMQTFTATLDSTVTPEPASMALLGTGLAGLIGAARRRRRKQDEAHG
- a CDS encoding PEP-CTERM sorting domain-containing protein, which translates into the protein MRRRLLPAVFLLCAAPTLGTAQPYTITSGDDILRDNFRNFESGVPIPFGSGFVNGWLAYRTGVGQSFTVETGSTLLSFSIHHDQCYAVSPLESRAAVPGNCLFRGFVARLDEATGRAVDVLWESAPVANVFPTPSLATNVWLDPGVYLAFLLPEDTAPTPTYTGSVLRDYSIFMPYGSQQSASPSTHWMTLASHDPRLAPNQTVWQTPAWNPGGQPGDVQGFRATLDTTVTPEPASMALLGTGLAGLIGAARRRRRKQDEAHG